Within Gasterosteus aculeatus chromosome Y, fGasAcu3.hap1.1, whole genome shotgun sequence, the genomic segment GGAACAGCAATATTTTCCCAGACACTTTCTGATTTTAGTCCCATCTCCAGCCCTGAGCCTGAAGACACTCTGTGCAGTAGAAATGAAATGCATCCAAAACAAGACAGACCCGGTTTCCCTGAAGCTTCAGAATTTGTACACTCTTCCATCCTggaaaatccccccaaaatggACTTCAGCGTGTTCGATGACTGCCAAAAGGACTATATTCCCATGAACACTGAGAGGAGTAGAGAGGAAAGAAGTACAAGCGAAGAGTCTTCTGACAACCGTGTGACAGATAAAACACTTGGATTACACAGTGCACTTCCCCCACCAGGGGTTAACCAGAGCTGTAATGAGCCCAGCGGTAACTCGGAAACCACATCGGATGCCCCAACTTATCCACATGTCAAATCTCAGACATCTAAATTATCTTCTTGCTTTGGGGCTCTGGTCGCTCTAAATGCTAGAGAAGATCCCAGCGAGCAGAAAACTCCCAGCGAGTCCTCCGCTGTACGGAATGACTCTACAAAAGCGCCCTCCAGCGTGCCTATATCCCCGCAGAGTCCACTTGAAGCTGTGAAACGGTTCTGGAAACCCTCCGACAGTCCCGTAAGCATATGCAGTGACAGTAGTGGCAAAGCATCCCCGGCGGTGGCAACTGGGTCGCCCCCTGCCATACCGAGGGTAAGaattaaaaccatcaaaaccACAACTGGGCAGATCAAGCATACAGTCACCAGCGTTCTGCCTGATTCGGAAACCGATGAAAATAACTCCGCGTATGAAGCTTCTCCCTCTCAGAGTCTGATTAGTGAAGATTCTTCCTGCAACGTGTCTCCTCGTCAGTCTCAAAGTGCGTCCGTTGATAGGATTGTTGGCGCGCAAACCAAACGTACGCCGGAAAGTACGTCTTCACCAAGAGCTTTAGTCAAACAATCAGGGGTCAACTCCCGGAGGTCAGGCACAACACATTGTGCCACATTATTCCATAAGACTGGTGGTCTGGTCAAGCATTCTGCTGCACAGCAGGGGCAGAAACTAAAGAGAGGCTCGGCTACAAGAGGCCCAAGTACCACCAGTTTCCTTCCCAAAGCAATGCACTTAGCTAGCCTGAACCTGGTCCCTCACAGCGTGGCTGCTTCTGCGGCGGCGCGATCCACGCCTCATCCTCAAAGCCAACGCGCGCCGACCTCCGCGGTCGACAGCACCGTCCCGCTTGTGCACCAAGTCAAATTGCCCAGCCCGTGTGCTCGCGCGTCCGTTACCAACACAGAGGCGGTAACCTTAAACAGACGGTTGAACCGTGCCAATCCTGTGCCTACGTACGTGCCCGACCTGAACCCCCCGCCAGACAGCAACATCAACCTACCGGCGCGCGGGTACTGCTGCCTCGAGTGCGGGGACTCCTTCGGGCTGGAGAGTAGCCTCGCGTATCACTACAGCAGGAGGAGTGTTCACATTGAAGTCGGATGCACACACTGTGGAAAGACAATGGTGTTCTTCAACAAGTGTGCCTTGCTGGCGCATGCGAGGGAGCACAAGAACAGCGGCGTGATGATGCAGTGCACGCAGCTCCAAATGAAACCCATCGCAGAGGAGCTGATGTTTGTGCCTCAGAGTGCCGTGAATGTGGACTCTCACGACTCGCCGTCGCGTAAAGGTCAGCCTGTCCTGCCCCTGTATCCAGACAGCGCCATGCAGCGCCAGCGCCGTTGCCTGGAGTGTAGCAAGCAGTTTCCTGACCACAAAGCACTGGCGTGCCACTACCAGAGGCCGGCAGAAGAAGGGGAAGGACTTGTGAGtggatgttttattgaattgttgaaggatgtttttgtgtctgtcaACAAATGTCCGGTGAAAGCCTGCGGCGCTCACCTCCAAGTTCCTACTGAAGACACATGTTTGAAAATGgtagtatttatatattttaatgggATTTGTTGACGGCAAGAAAATTATATAAAATCACTAGTTATCCTTTTAAAGGCTTTGGTGACCAGCGtttatattttctatattttgcGTTAGTCCTTTTTGACCCTGCTCTCGTTCCTCAGATGTGCAAGGTGTGCTCGATGTTATTGCCCAACAAGTGCAGCTTTAGGGCTCACCAGCGCATCCACGCACACAAGTCCCCTTACTGCTGTCCCGAGTGTGGCGCCCAGCGTCGTTCTGCAGACATACAGAAACATGTCAGGGAAAACTGTCTGCACTATGCTCGCAAAGCTTGGTACAAGTAAGTAAGCaagcagggaaaaaaaacaaaaaacagaagccCTTGAAAGCGTTTGGTAGAGTGTTACAAAAAGTGTTATTATGTTTCCCCCTCATCCAGATGTCTTCACTGCGATATGGTGTTCAAAACCCTTCAACCCTGCgaagtgtatttaaaaaataaacacagcgGAAGCAAAGTGTCCCCTCTGTGAGTCCGCACCGCACAATCTGACGCTTAAAGGTCGCACATTTATGTTTATGGTTAATTtgagctgttttctttttcttttgcaggacAATCTTTAAGTGTTCATGTGAGATGGTTTTCAAGAAAAAGCAGTCGCTGCTGCAGCATTTCCATCAAAACGCCAGCAAGCGTGTTACGTGTGTATTCAAGTGTCCCGAATGCAACTCGGTCTTTCCACAAAAGCAGTTGTTAATGCATCACTTCAAGGTTttctatttctttcatttttctcacGTAAGGGATATGTGGATTTATCTTGCATTCATTTGTGGGTTGGATTTCATCGTGCAATTATTTAAGAACTTGGTTACATTTtttagaatcagaatcagaagccatttatcgccacatatgttacacatggaggaatttgacttgcaaTATGTGCAATataagagaagaaaaataagatgAAAATATACAATCCCGAATTAACAATATAAACCGATAAGTACATTTTCACACTTTCATAATGTGAAAAAAGTTGGATACTTGGGCCATGGTTATTGTGATGAAATTGTATATTGCAGCCGTGCAAAAGGTGAATACTTTGTTTCATGTCGGGGGGGTTTCCATGTatttcctctcctgcagggAGTTCACGTAGGAAACACGACAGCAGAGACGGAACGGACAAGTGAACAGACGGACAATCCCGACTGCAACCAGGATGCTAATTCTGTTCAGCAACAGAAGACGCAGTGCCCGGTTAAACACACAGAGGGCCCCAGAAAAGAGGCTGAGCGGGACAGAAGCCCTCGTGGGAAGCCCACTGGCTGGACATGTGGCGAATGTCTCCAGTGGTTCCCTGAACGGGACTCTTATGTTGCTCACGTGAAGACCAACCACAAGAAGGTGAGAGGTCATAAATGACTCGATTACGTGAACGTCTACTGCGCCCCCTTGTAATAAGATATCACAGCGTTGTGAAAGGTGTGGTTGGATGGATTCAAATAGAAGTTTATCTGTTTTGTCAAACGGTCAAAGGTTGACCATTCAGAAATGAGCTGTATTAAGTTTTCATTATGAGACTAGATTACGTATTAGATGCTGGATATTTCAATATGGCTCCAGTGGtgtcttctgtgtttgtttgttttaaaaagattgCATTAcagttttgttattttcctttatATCCACATACTGATTACTAATAAAGAATCTCATTAGAATTTTCTACAAAATACTCCTTTCAGAAATGAGGTAATGTTCTGGGGACAGTGTGTCTTGTTTCCTGAGGTCAGTGTGTGTAGATTTAATGGATTGAAGCATCATGCTGTCTTGACTCTGTTGGTAATTCTCATCTTCATGACACCATGTTTATTAATTGCTTGAATTTGGTCGTCGAGATTCTAATTTGTACTTCGGCCAGCAGCCAGCCAGCAGCTGCTGGCcgactgctgctgtttttcaaaCTACCCTCCTTAGCGAAGCGTGGCGCATTTCAGATGGATGTAATTTTAATGTGACAAATTCAGTTTATTAGTTACGATTAAAGATGAAAATCTCTTAATGTTTATCTGTCCGTAGATTATGAACTCATTAGAAGATAATAATTACCACGGAAGGAACATTGCATTACTATCTCTGAAGCTTATTTTaacacaccttttcttttatcattttattcaacagtCAGTTAAGAAGTATCCATGTCGACATTGCGAGCAGTCTTTCAACTCTACAACCAGTCTGAGAAGACACATTCGCAGTGACCatgatggaaaaaagaaaatttacACTTGCTGGTAAGAGTTTGATGTTTGAAAATCCCAGCTGTCACAACTTATCAAATGATTGAAATTCACATCCATCTTGTCTACACTTCAGGTATTGCACGGACACCAAGACCACATTCACCACCAGCGTCATGTTGAAGAACCACATCAGTTTAATGCACGGAATCAAAAATCCGGATCTTAGCCAAATGCCGAAAACAACCGTCCAGGATTCAAAAAAGGCTTTTGGCAaggtatttatttacatttgattGTTTAACAGAACGACCAATAATGACTGCAAGCACAAATCAAATGTTAGGAATCTCACTAATCCCCATTGTTTTAAGTGTGCGGCTTCTGTGCTTTGCAGGGGCTCTTATCAGAGCGACCCGCCGTAGACACACAGGTGGAGGCGCAGGAGGGCGCTCGCGGTCTTGGCGCTCCTCCAGCGAAACGTCTGAAGACTCAGTTCCGCTGTTCAAAATGTGGCTTCGTCACAGATGACGGTGCACAGTTCCAGCGGCACATACCGCAGCATAAAACGGACAAAAGCACCCCGCAGTGCCGTCACTGCGGCCTGTGTTTCACGTCTCCGTCGTCCCTCAACAGACATCGTTTCATCGTGCACAAAGTCAAAGAAACAGAGGGGGtggggaaaagaggagaggaggtcgGGTCGAGGCAGAAGGTGCAGGTTGATGAGCCAGTTAGATCAGCGGACAGGGACGAGGTCGATGACTTGTTGCCGGGGCCGAAACGAACCTGAGCCCCCGCGAGTAGCAGAGCGAGTGAGTCCGGGTCCCTGTGACGAGACCCCGGACGGTAATGTGAAACAAGGCGCACACTCTCCGATACAGGCGGCATCTCTCCCGTAGGGAGACTCCTTCTGCTTTAGTATCTTCAGTGTTCATGTGAACGTAACGAGGGGTTGATGTTCTGTATGTTCggccaattcaattcaattttatttcagttattcAGAGGCTGTGCAGTCTATTCAAGCACATCCTTGACAATTAATAAAGGACGCTATTTTCATGAATGAGAGGACAAATTAAAATTAAGTTTTCGATTGCTTTTACTTAACTTTGCATGTTGGTAATGTATTCATCTTGCCACGCAGACTTATTACACCTGAAGCTTTTCTTATAGATATTATTTGTTCTTTCCCGGAATGTTCCATCCACCTTGACGCGAGACACCGCATGGTCGtcattttttagttttagtatTGATCGATGTCAAAGGGAAGAGGTGGATTTTGGCCTTTTTGTCATCAACTTTTATTTCAAAggcttttttgtatttaataccGCACATTATTACCTGAATGGTATCCAGGTTGCAGTTTCTATGTTATGACTGTTGCGAATAATTTGCAGTACAAAGCTAGATTTGTAGTTGCCACTTATTAGAAAACATGCTATAGTTCGGTgttcatttaaagtaaaatctctGCATTCTTGGTAAACCGTTAATTGTAAAACAATCCTGATTTAAATACAGAAGAGTTGTCTTGCTAAGCAAAGCCTACTAAGACTTTCTTTTGCGTATTTACGCATTTTGCTTTGCTGGCAAATGCTTTTGAGTCTTTAGGTGAACGTGTTTGAGTCATGGGTGCATGTGTTGTCCCAAATCTGTGCTTTTACGTGTATTTTGTGAACGAGTGTTAAGGTGAAGCTTGGAGAGGtatgtgtgaggtgtgtgtggtgCAGCAGTATTGAAAATACCTCAAATTGCCACAAGTGTATTTTTCAGGCAAGTGAACGTTGATGTCAAATCAGGGTACATTGTTCTGGAGGATCCAGAGCAGGTGTGTGAAAGTGAAGTTTGGCGGCATATTGgagatggtgtttttttaaatcgggACCTGTTGACATAATGACGATAACATTACTAGCGTGATCAGTAGAGTTTGTTAATTCTCTAATGATTTTGGAATGACGCAGCGAGCGGAGGGTACTTCGGTTTGCACGTCCTGATTTGTAAAAGCAGCACCTCCCTGATTTGTTTTGAATATGTGACAGTTCCTACCTCCATGTTTAATGGCAgtgattgttaaaaaaaaagagttgaggAGTTGCAGGTAACCTCAGtgcaatgtaaagaaaaaatagTTTGTGAAATGTACTATCCCACATTATTGAattttataaattatttggGGAATGACGTCAAGGTTATATGGTCATATTGACTTAACCCGCAAGTGAACTTTTCTATTTAAGTGCTGTGTAAGCACTTTGTTCCTCTGTAATCTTACATCCTTCATTTACCCAGCTGCAGCTGTTGAACTGCAGAAACTGAAAAGAATCTCACTATTTGTTCCTTTTTAATGCTTGTTGAAAGGTATTTGTACTTTTGATATTGTGTAAAGCAAAGTCTCAAGTAGGAAAGTAACATGTGTACATAAGTAGCCAATGAACCCCACGACTCTCAGCATTTCTTAAGCCATTACGTCTGTTCAGCATGCGGTGGCACATGTGCCTTGCTGTAATGTTTACGTCAAAGTACCTAGAAATAAATTGGTGCATTTAATTATCTATCTGctcttttgtcttgtgttgaAATGGTATTTGGTCATGATCATTTGTGCGTTTGAACTGAGGTCATCTAATTTATCGTCATCATAGCAAGTCTGATTGACACCAGTCATCCATCCCAGATTCAATAACAAAACCAACGACCGATGAACTCATCACGTTAGAATATAAAGTCCATCCTCTCTCACTATAAGTGCCTGGCCACAAAGTAACGGGAGCAAAGAGATCTTAGTTAACCGGCTGCACACCGAACAAGTTTGAGGAATGAAAGGCAATTTGACAAAGATCTGCAGAGCAGGATTCCTGTCTTCTTTCATTCTCGTCTACTACATTGCAATGACATCTTCAATGACTCCTGATTTAACTGAACTGAGAAATAAAGTTTCAAAGATCAGGATGACTCCAAAGGGGAATCTCTGGGCGACAGGTAAGACAAATAGAACTATCCCGGCTcatttcttcatatttttttttaccctgtaaaaaacagtttatgttgatgtgtttgttttaagggcATTTCATGGGCAAGAAAAGTGTTATGGACAGTCCCTTAATGAAGTCTGCCTTTGAAGATGTAAAGATCCCCACCGGCAGGGCGGTTAGTCTGCACCGAGTGGAGGACCTGAAAGCACTGCTCTTCCAGATGTGGAAAACTGCccaacaaacacaacagaaacaTGCATTGAACGTGTGAGATGATGAGGCTGTTAatctatcattattattactattatagcCAATCCTTGACTTCACAGCTCATTCTTTTTCATACATGTAGAGGAAGAGGGCGTCCTGCTTGACGAAAATTAGAACCAACACTAACAATATGAAGACCCCTTGAAGAAGACAAgggtttttaaatctttttttttttttttaaagctatgATATATGAATATGGTGACGTTTTCAATGTGATATGTAACATTATATAGGTTAATATAATGCTGATGTTCTGTTCTTGGGTGCAGTTATTTAAACCCAATGTATAATCACCAATAAAAAGGTATAGAAAGACTATTTATCAGCTATGATCTTCTTTATGTCAAAATGTAtcttgcatttaaaaaagcaacGACTGGAatgaaaatacgtttttctgTTAACCAAAAGTATTTAACCGCGATTGTTTTATaaatgatgttttatttacCCTCGTCCTCAATGACTAACGTTACGTCCTTTAGCTTATTGGCGCCTCCTGTTGGTGGTTAATGGTAAACTAATAACAAACCAGATCCGGTTGAAAGTGCCACCATGCTTTTCATCAAATCTTAGACTGCGTTGTTTGGTAGCAGTTAATGCCTCTTATAGTTTTGTGTGGTTACCCCTGCAGCGGCAAAACACAAAGGGCCGAAGAACTGAAGGTGTGTTTTGAACGCCGCACCGACCGAAAGGTTCACATTGTAGGAGACGCAGCGCTGGGcgttgagaaaaacactgtttacgCAGGCAAGTCGAGCTAATGTCTGCTAAGCTAACGTGAAGTCTCCCGTTAGCCCCAGCGGGCACGTTAAGCTAACGCTGTTAGCCTCAGATGCTTATTAAGTTAGTTAACCTTTCTTTCCAGATTCCAAGTAAATAGTGTAGCCGGGTGAAGAGGGGGCAGGGAGGTTTTTGGACTGCTAGATGGTCCGCACAGAGGGTGAGGGCGTACTGCCCCTTTAAGTACATGGGCATGAGTTCACGTGGGatttggagctgcagagcgggACCTAGTGGCTACTAACACGACACAGTGTTAGCGGTTAGCATCGGAACAGCGTTAGGGAAATACCTGTTCAGCGGGTCAGCGTAAGTGTTCTAACATTAATAAACCTGACTCACCATGTAAATTGTGTTAGCTCTATTTCATGACATCCTGTTCTAGTTAGTAAAGCGAAGCAAttggttatttgttatttgtacaCTGTTCCAAGTGCCTCCCTAATTTGACACATTAAGGCTGTGCTCCAGGAGTGCAGTCGGGGGAAATAAAGAACCCACATTaaagagaaatacatttatattagtGTCCTGTCATCTTAATCAGGCTACAATAGTTTTGAGTTATTTTGGGAAGTGCTTTTTACAGGTTAGCACCAACAGGTTTGCATTAAACTGAACGTTAATTCAACCACTATACGTCACGCACCTACCGTTGAGAAAACTGAAAGAAGCCGCTAAAGTGgctgtaaatgaaataaaacgtaACTTAACGTCACATTAGCTTCGGAAAATGTATCGTCAAGCAGCATTAATTCAAGAGTAGTTGAAGTGAAGCTTGGTGTGAAAATACCCCTACTAACCCATGGTAGAGGCTCTTCCTATGAACGACAAAATAAGAATATCTTTAACCTTACTTagatattagattagattcaactttattgtcattgcacagggtacaagtactgaggcaacgaaatgcagtttaacatccaaccagagtgcaaaatagcaaaaagtgcagagtatgtgcatatgtaaagtgtaatgagtgaataaatagatatgtacagtaagaaatagttgtgcaatatgaacagtaagaaatggatatacaataacagtgcaaatgttcagtggctggaggaaggtgtgtggcagtcaagccagggtggaggggggagtacagtcactgagggaggtgtgtgtgggggggggggggggggggggggcagagttcagtagagtgacagccgcagggatgaagctgttcctgaacctgctggtccgggaacggagcaccctgtagcgcctcccag encodes:
- the LOC120812687 gene encoding zinc finger protein 592-like translates to MGDMKTPDFDDLLAAFDIPDATGLDAKEPIQGSHEETVSPLKHTGMCLDDSLLSNQAVIAEDIPAVSVIVKNTSRQESLEDFEPASQNGFSGHETSTCSVEATNTLFSKSFVSGLNGDHSRELFGNASIHPKPDGTAIFSQTLSDFSPISSPEPEDTLCSRNEMHPKQDRPGFPEASEFVHSSILENPPKMDFSVFDDCQKDYIPMNTERSREERSTSEESSDNRVTDKTLGLHSALPPPGVNQSCNEPSGNSETTSDAPTYPHVKSQTSKLSSCFGALVALNAREDPSEQKTPSESSAVRNDSTKAPSSVPISPQSPLEAVKRFWKPSDSPVSICSDSSGKASPAVATGSPPAIPRVRIKTIKTTTGQIKHTVTSVLPDSETDENNSAYEASPSQSLISEDSSCNVSPRQSQSASVDRIVGAQTKRTPESTSSPRALVKQSGVNSRRSGTTHCATLFHKTGGLVKHSAAQQGQKLKRGSATRGPSTTSFLPKAMHLASLNLVPHSVAASAAARSTPHPQSQRAPTSAVDSTVPLVHQVKLPSPCARASVTNTEAVTLNRRLNRANPVPTYVPDLNPPPDSNINLPARGYCCLECGDSFGLESSLAYHYSRRSVHIEVGCTHCGKTMVFFNKCALLAHAREHKNSGVMMQCTQLQMKPIAEELMFVPQSAVNVDSHDSPSRKGQPVLPLYPDSAMQRQRRCLECSKQFPDHKALACHYQRPAEEGEGLMCKVCSMLLPNKCSFRAHQRIHAHKSPYCCPECGAQRRSADIQKHVRENCLHYARKAWYKCLHCDMVFKTLQPCEVYLKNKHSGSKVSPLTIFKCSCEMVFKKKQSLLQHFHQNASKRVTCVFKCPECNSVFPQKQLLMHHFKGVHVGNTTAETERTSEQTDNPDCNQDANSVQQQKTQCPVKHTEGPRKEAERDRSPRGKPTGWTCGECLQWFPERDSYVAHVKTNHKKSVKKYPCRHCEQSFNSTTSLRRHIRSDHDGKKKIYTCWYCTDTKTTFTTSVMLKNHISLMHGIKNPDLSQMPKTTVQDSKKAFGKGLLSERPAVDTQVEAQEGARGLGAPPAKRLKTQFRCSKCGFVTDDGAQFQRHIPQHKTDKSTPQCRHCGLCFTSPSSLNRHRFIVHKVKETEGVGKRGEEVGSRQKVQVDEPVRSADRDEVDDLLPGPKRT